A DNA window from Candidatus Amarolinea dominans contains the following coding sequences:
- a CDS encoding O-antigen ligase family protein, whose protein sequence is MITVRPMRLLPRSPPLDVTEVLLLVVVFAVPVAVVPWASNAFELPKAALLCFLVLILAALGLGQFLIADRQRRLRWRAGWRHPLLWPVVAFSLALVLATLQSTNLLVSLRGSYERQQGLLTQLAYPTLLLLTVPLLRTRQQMARLWEALVWTSAPVVAYGLLQALGVDPLGWQTDATSPVLSTLGRANFLGSYLVLMAPLTGGLLLINRRRSLLALLLLGQLTCLALTLARGAWIGLAAALLTLALAWAWHTGQRRLAAMALGTTLLLLALLVLLNLPQRPLGSLADLPGLDRLASLSDTRAGSSAARLTIWRATLPLLQARPWLGYGPETMRTTFAAVYPPQLIYYQGRQTVVDRAHNLWLDLGMSAGLLGILTFTAVLAAFIRMAWRALRAACDRWTAAAWTALLAAVTGHLVDLQVSFDVTATAATFWLMLALAAALGRPGGLPATAKPVSQGNQPGARATGPVGYLLGGIALALAIPLTVQPVLADLAHWQAQQSRQPLTARLEAAERAVRFNPAEPTYRLTLAAVAVQRGDWSAGEAAARQAVALAPDDAVVWAALGDLEARWGALDSSRLAIAEQAYQEASRRAPTIAAYHTARGLILVQQGRLAAGTTTLQRAIDLDATDGVAYAYLGDAWLAQAQIFEALAAYDQAIRWLPTLSRAYVGLARCYEQLGNVGAAEAMWARARQLAEAVP, encoded by the coding sequence ATGATCACAGTCAGACCCATGCGGCTCTTGCCCCGGTCACCTCCCCTGGATGTGACCGAGGTTCTCCTCCTTGTCGTTGTGTTCGCCGTGCCCGTGGCCGTGGTTCCCTGGGCGAGCAACGCCTTCGAGCTCCCCAAAGCGGCGCTGCTGTGCTTCCTCGTGTTGATCCTGGCGGCCCTGGGCCTGGGACAATTCCTGATCGCGGACCGCCAGCGCCGGCTGCGCTGGCGCGCCGGATGGCGCCACCCTCTGCTCTGGCCCGTTGTGGCCTTCAGCCTCGCGCTCGTGCTCGCCACGCTCCAGTCAACCAACCTTCTGGTCAGCCTGCGGGGTTCTTACGAGCGCCAGCAGGGTCTGCTGACCCAGCTCGCCTATCCCACTTTGCTCCTGCTGACCGTACCGCTCCTGCGCACCCGCCAGCAGATGGCGCGCCTGTGGGAAGCCCTGGTGTGGACCAGTGCGCCGGTCGTGGCCTACGGCCTGCTCCAGGCCCTGGGCGTTGATCCCCTGGGCTGGCAGACCGACGCGACCTCGCCTGTGCTTTCAACCCTGGGACGCGCCAATTTTCTTGGCTCCTACCTTGTCCTGATGGCGCCCTTGACCGGGGGGCTGCTGCTTATCAACCGCCGGCGCAGCCTGCTCGCCCTGCTGCTGCTTGGCCAATTGACCTGCCTCGCGCTGACGCTGGCGCGCGGCGCGTGGATCGGCCTGGCCGCGGCCCTCTTGACCTTGGCGCTGGCCTGGGCCTGGCACACCGGCCAGCGCCGGCTGGCCGCGATGGCCCTCGGAACAACACTCCTGCTCCTCGCCCTGCTCGTCCTGCTCAATCTGCCCCAGCGCCCCCTCGGCTCGCTGGCCGACCTTCCCGGCCTGGACCGCCTCGCCAGCTTGAGCGATACCCGCGCCGGCTCGAGCGCGGCCCGCCTGACCATCTGGCGGGCGACCTTGCCCCTGCTGCAGGCCCGCCCCTGGCTCGGTTACGGGCCGGAAACCATGCGCACGACCTTTGCCGCGGTCTATCCACCGCAACTGATCTATTACCAGGGCCGGCAGACGGTGGTGGACCGTGCCCACAACCTGTGGCTCGACCTGGGAATGAGCGCGGGGCTGCTGGGCATTTTGACGTTTACCGCGGTGCTGGCAGCCTTCATCCGCATGGCCTGGCGTGCATTGCGCGCGGCGTGCGATCGCTGGACGGCCGCCGCCTGGACTGCGCTGCTGGCCGCGGTGACCGGACACCTGGTGGATCTGCAGGTGAGCTTCGACGTCACCGCGACCGCTGCCACCTTCTGGCTGATGCTGGCGCTGGCCGCGGCCCTGGGCCGGCCGGGTGGTCTACCGGCGACGGCTAAGCCCGTCAGCCAGGGTAATCAACCCGGCGCCCGCGCGACCGGTCCGGTGGGCTACCTGCTGGGCGGTATCGCCCTGGCCCTGGCCATTCCCCTAACCGTGCAACCTGTGCTGGCCGATCTGGCTCACTGGCAGGCGCAGCAGTCGCGCCAGCCGCTGACCGCCCGCCTCGAGGCGGCTGAACGGGCAGTGCGGTTCAATCCGGCCGAGCCAACCTACCGCCTGACATTAGCGGCCGTCGCCGTGCAGCGAGGCGACTGGAGCGCGGGCGAGGCTGCCGCGCGGCAGGCCGTGGCGTTGGCGCCTGACGACGCGGTCGTCTGGGCTGCGCTGGGCGACCTGGAGGCGCGCTGGGGCGCGCTGGATTCCAGCCGCCTGGCGATCGCTGAGCAGGCCTACCAGGAGGCCAGCAGACGCGCGCCCACGATCGCGGCCTACCACACCGCGCGCGGGCTGATCCTGGTGCAGCAAGGGCGGTTGGCAGCCGGCACGACTACCCTGCAGCGCGCGATTGATCTGGATGCCACCGATGGCGTGGCCTACGCCTACCTGGGTGATGCCTGGCTGGCCCAGGCGCAGATATTCGAAGCCCTGGCCGCGTATGACCAGGCAATCCGTTGGCTACCCACTCTGAGCCGGGCCTATGTGGGCCTGGCCCGTTGTTATGAACAGCTCGGGAATGTGGGGGCCGCCGAGGCGATGTGGGCGCGTGCGCGACAGCTCGCCGAGGCGGTCCCTTGA
- a CDS encoding enoyl-CoA hydratase/isomerase family protein: protein MRTFVGQVPSHFDFKAIQYSKRDYVAWVAFNRPQVLNAINLAMLLELQIAFKDALWDDAVAVVVLTGVGERAFCSGADLQEQKQFRERPRDYYKWMREFIATHELMRNLGKPIVARLNGIVVGGGNEFNLSCDLAIAADDIYLRQVGTSRGSVALAGATQFLPLMVGERRAREILFLNEEIPAAKALQWGLVNEVVPREELDAAVERLCVKLVNKFPEGTRYTKQQLNFWRDLSWHLTIGHGADWLAIHNSSPETIEGMSAFDEKRQPDYAQLRAAWANDEAPEFYWGPPLRTCQTCGADHIPSQFTFCGACGATLNRADHDETAGEPGVPNLFGK from the coding sequence ATGCGCACATTCGTGGGTCAAGTTCCGAGTCATTTCGATTTCAAGGCCATTCAGTACAGCAAGCGCGACTACGTGGCCTGGGTCGCGTTCAACCGGCCGCAGGTTCTGAACGCCATCAACCTGGCGATGCTGCTGGAACTGCAGATCGCGTTCAAGGACGCGCTGTGGGATGATGCCGTTGCCGTGGTAGTGCTGACCGGCGTGGGCGAGCGCGCCTTCTGCAGCGGGGCCGATCTACAGGAGCAGAAGCAGTTTCGTGAACGCCCGCGCGATTATTACAAATGGATGCGTGAGTTCATCGCCACCCATGAACTGATGCGCAACCTGGGTAAGCCGATCGTGGCTCGACTCAATGGCATCGTGGTGGGCGGCGGCAACGAGTTCAACCTCAGTTGTGACCTGGCGATCGCGGCCGACGACATCTACCTGCGCCAGGTGGGCACCAGCCGCGGCTCCGTCGCCCTGGCCGGCGCCACGCAGTTCCTGCCCCTGATGGTGGGCGAGCGCCGCGCCCGTGAAATCCTCTTCCTGAACGAGGAGATTCCGGCGGCCAAAGCGCTGCAATGGGGCCTGGTCAACGAAGTGGTGCCGCGGGAGGAGTTGGACGCGGCCGTCGAGCGCCTGTGCGTGAAACTGGTCAACAAATTCCCGGAAGGGACACGCTACACTAAGCAGCAGCTCAACTTCTGGCGCGACCTTTCCTGGCACCTGACCATCGGTCATGGCGCAGACTGGCTGGCGATTCACAACAGCTCGCCGGAGACGATCGAGGGGATGAGCGCCTTCGACGAAAAACGCCAGCCAGACTACGCCCAACTACGCGCCGCCTGGGCCAACGACGAGGCGCCGGAGTTCTACTGGGGCCCGCCGCTGCGCACCTGCCAGACCTGCGGCGCAGACCACATCCCCAGCCAGTTCACCTTCTGCGGCGCGTGCGGCGCGACCCTGAACCGCGCCGATCACGACGAAACTGCAGGCGAACCGGGAGTCCCGAACTTGTTCGGGAAGTGA
- a CDS encoding FtsX-like permease family protein: MARRRWQSALFIVGVALGVAMMVAIDLANGSAGRAFRLSTDTVAGKATHQVLGGPTGLDEAVYRQLRVELGQRDSAPIVEGYVIVPTLDSQPLRLLGVDPFAEAPFRTYLTTNAQRVPLDSLTALLTRPNTVLLSESLAESYRLRSGDTLDLRIGAQIKPVQIVGLIRPSDDISRRALAGLILTDIATAQELLDMRGRLSHIDLIVPATDAAQLDRLRVMLPPGVSIEPAAARANAIEQMTSAFELNLTALSLLALVVGMFLIYNTVSFSVIQRRPVLGTLRALGVTRGEIFAIVLIEALALGLIGTLLGLGLGVILGRAAVALVTQTINDLYFVVNVRTVDVPLLSLLKGLVIGLAAALLAAAGPALEATSVPPVSAFRRSVIESKIRRSLPWLTLTGLGLATVSVLLLWLPQDSLVLNFAGLFLMVLAFALLTPGVTLVLMALVTPLSSRLFGYLGRLAPRTVARSLSRTSVAIAALMVSVSVIIGVSLMISSFRSTVEDWLGATLQADIFVSPPTLTATRVTTALPAGLAAALAQEPDLRRVETARSVTVSSPDLGQVAVVAVSGDISDGHRRYLWSSGANAAELWRQVREGAVIVSEPFINLRALPNQGRGATLRLLSDQGLHEFPVAAVYYDYAAGAGTVIMDDAVYRRLWKDTAVNSVALYVQPGRSVDAVVQTLRARFADQEALVINPNAALRRAVLEVFDRAFAITVALQLLATVVAFVGVLSALLSLQLERTRELGILRASGLTRRQLWGLTLLETGLMGGTAGLLALPAGLALALVLIYVINLRSFGWTLQLQLSPATFVQAFGVALLAALLAGIYPAWRQANMVTADALRGE; the protein is encoded by the coding sequence ATCGCGCGTCGGCGCTGGCAGAGTGCGCTCTTCATCGTGGGGGTCGCCCTGGGAGTCGCCATGATGGTGGCGATTGACCTGGCCAACGGCAGCGCCGGCCGCGCCTTTCGCCTTTCCACCGACACCGTGGCCGGCAAGGCCACCCATCAAGTGCTGGGCGGGCCGACCGGCCTGGACGAGGCCGTCTATCGCCAACTGCGCGTGGAGTTGGGTCAACGCGACAGCGCGCCCATCGTCGAAGGCTACGTGATCGTGCCCACGCTCGATAGCCAGCCCTTGCGTCTGCTCGGTGTAGACCCCTTTGCCGAGGCGCCCTTTCGCACCTACTTGACCACCAACGCCCAACGCGTGCCGCTCGACAGCCTGACCGCGCTCCTCACCCGCCCCAACACCGTGCTGCTATCGGAAAGCCTGGCCGAAAGCTATCGCCTGCGCAGTGGGGATACCCTCGACCTGCGCATCGGCGCGCAGATCAAGCCGGTGCAGATCGTGGGCCTGATTCGCCCCAGCGACGACATCAGCCGCCGCGCCCTCGCGGGCCTGATTCTGACCGACATCGCCACCGCGCAGGAACTGCTGGACATGCGCGGGCGCCTGAGTCACATTGACCTGATCGTCCCGGCCACTGACGCGGCCCAGTTGGATCGCCTGCGCGTCATGCTGCCGCCCGGTGTGTCCATCGAACCGGCCGCCGCCCGCGCCAATGCGATCGAGCAGATGACCTCCGCGTTCGAGCTGAACCTGACCGCACTCAGCCTGCTGGCCCTGGTCGTCGGCATGTTCCTGATCTACAACACCGTCTCATTTTCGGTCATTCAGCGGCGACCGGTGCTGGGCACCCTGCGCGCCCTGGGCGTCACCCGCGGGGAAATCTTCGCCATCGTCCTCATCGAAGCGCTGGCATTGGGCCTCATCGGCACCCTGCTCGGCCTGGGGTTGGGCGTGATCCTCGGCCGCGCCGCCGTGGCCCTGGTCACGCAGACGATCAACGATCTCTATTTCGTCGTCAACGTGCGCACGGTTGATGTGCCGCTCCTCAGCCTGCTCAAGGGCCTGGTGATCGGCCTGGCCGCCGCGCTGCTGGCCGCGGCCGGGCCGGCCCTGGAGGCCACCAGCGTACCGCCGGTCAGCGCCTTTCGACGCTCCGTCATCGAGAGCAAAATCCGGCGCTCCCTGCCCTGGCTGACCCTGACCGGGCTGGGGCTGGCGACGGTCAGTGTGCTGCTCCTCTGGCTGCCGCAGGATTCGCTCGTGCTCAATTTCGCCGGTCTCTTCTTGATGGTGCTGGCCTTTGCGCTGCTCACGCCCGGCGTGACCCTGGTGCTGATGGCGCTGGTGACGCCGCTCTCCAGTCGCCTGTTTGGCTACCTGGGACGCCTGGCGCCGCGCACGGTTGCGCGCTCGCTCAGCCGCACCTCGGTGGCCATCGCCGCGTTGATGGTCTCCGTCTCGGTCATCATCGGCGTCAGCCTCATGATTTCCAGCTTTCGCAGCACGGTCGAGGACTGGTTGGGCGCCACCTTGCAGGCCGACATCTTCGTCTCCCCGCCCACACTGACCGCCACGCGGGTGACAACCGCGCTGCCCGCGGGCCTGGCAGCCGCGTTGGCGCAAGAGCCAGACCTGCGCCGCGTGGAGACCGCGCGCAGTGTCACCGTCAGCTCGCCCGACCTGGGCCAGGTGGCGGTGGTGGCCGTCTCAGGCGACATCTCCGATGGTCACCGGCGCTACCTGTGGTCGTCCGGGGCCAATGCGGCCGAGCTTTGGCGGCAGGTGCGAGAGGGCGCGGTCATCGTCTCGGAGCCGTTCATCAACCTGCGCGCGCTGCCCAACCAGGGGCGCGGCGCCACCCTGCGCCTGCTGAGCGATCAGGGGCTGCACGAGTTTCCCGTTGCGGCCGTCTACTACGACTACGCGGCCGGCGCCGGCACGGTCATCATGGATGACGCCGTCTATCGCCGCCTGTGGAAGGATACCGCAGTCAACTCAGTGGCGCTCTACGTACAGCCGGGGCGTTCGGTGGATGCCGTGGTGCAGACACTGCGCGCCCGCTTTGCCGATCAGGAAGCACTGGTCATTAATCCCAATGCCGCCCTGCGCCGCGCCGTGCTTGAGGTGTTCGACCGCGCCTTCGCCATCACCGTTGCGCTGCAACTGCTGGCGACGGTGGTCGCTTTTGTTGGCGTGCTGAGCGCGCTCCTCTCCCTGCAACTGGAGCGCACGCGCGAGCTAGGCATTCTGCGCGCCAGCGGCTTGACGCGGCGCCAGCTCTGGGGCCTGACCCTGTTGGAGACCGGGCTGATGGGCGGCACCGCGGGCTTGCTGGCCTTGCCGGCCGGCCTGGCATTGGCCCTGGTGCTTATTTATGTCATCAACCTGCGCTCGTTTGGCTGGACACTGCAGCTACAGCTCAGCCCCGCCACATTCGTGCAGGCGTTTGGCGTCGCGCTGCTGGCCGCGCTGCTGGCGGGCATCTACCCAGCTTGGCGTCAGGCCAACATGGTCACCGCCGACGCGCTGCGGGGAGAATAG
- a CDS encoding ABC transporter ATP-binding protein — MPTLTPPLAQTDRHPTAAASVTAPVPIVRLQGVSKHYEEAGERHVILHDVNLDLRAGEFTVLLGKSGSGKSTLLNLISGIDDPSAGTIWINDVPVTRLPERQRTLFRRQHVGFVFQFFNLIPTLTVQENILLTLELNNWPAAQALARVRDLMARVGLANRAHTYPDRLSGGEQQRVAIARALAANPTLILADEPTGNLDEDTGRSVLALLLELTRQTGRTLIMATHSMEVAGQANHVFRIVHGQVIEKSEK; from the coding sequence ATGCCAACGCTGACCCCACCGCTCGCCCAAACCGACAGACACCCGACCGCCGCCGCGTCCGTGACCGCGCCTGTGCCCATCGTGCGCTTGCAGGGGGTGAGCAAGCACTATGAAGAAGCCGGCGAGCGCCATGTCATCCTGCACGATGTCAATTTGGACCTGCGCGCGGGAGAGTTCACCGTGCTGTTGGGCAAGTCCGGCTCTGGCAAAAGCACGCTGCTCAACCTCATCAGTGGCATTGACGACCCCAGCGCGGGCACGATCTGGATCAATGACGTGCCTGTCACCCGGCTGCCCGAACGCCAGCGCACCCTGTTCCGACGCCAGCATGTCGGCTTCGTCTTCCAGTTCTTCAACCTCATACCCACGCTGACCGTGCAGGAGAACATCCTGTTGACGTTGGAGCTGAACAACTGGCCGGCCGCCCAGGCGCTGGCACGCGTGCGCGATCTGATGGCACGCGTGGGCCTGGCCAACCGCGCCCACACCTACCCCGATCGCCTCTCTGGCGGGGAGCAGCAGCGTGTGGCCATTGCCCGCGCCCTGGCCGCCAATCCAACCCTCATTCTGGCCGATGAGCCGACCGGCAACCTGGACGAGGACACCGGCCGCAGCGTGCTGGCCCTGCTGCTGGAACTGACGCGCCAGACCGGTCGCACCCTCATCATGGCAACCCATTCAATGGAAGTGGCCGGCCAGGCCAATCACGTCTTTCGCATCGTCCACGGGCAGGTGATAGAGAAGAGTGAGAAGTGA
- a CDS encoding PQQ-dependent sugar dehydrogenase has protein sequence MSRQLKTACLAAWFLSLLLAPLLPAHAEPLPPDVTIETYGAWPTGYPTAMVWAPDGRLFVNTKEGWVYQMAVGGGAATVWLDLSGVVLSAVEHGLVGIVFDPLYATQPYVYLYYSVENEGVISNRLVRFTEANGAATAPLVLLDVPRTGSDLNCAWHHGGNLHFGPDGYLYVTIGDYGCNGGHSQNLATPKGKMLRLDVRPPFLAEPNAARPAPNPLCDAAQAAGPVDRRVWACGLRNSWDFTFDSVTNFAFATENGPGCNDEINWILAGHNYGWPYSSTSYFDCVALPRPYEEPIYIHPDPIGIVGITLFNSTTIPAWRHHLIWCANRDYAMYHAPFASARFDALAPGSAVVVDGVTCPTDLSVGPDGRLYYLEFGAVSVLSNQGCLLPWDFDQNQVVDVFDVQQAADLWGNTWPDSGYSMHLDNNFDGANDVLDVQETAVHWGDACGGVAHPLEQ, from the coding sequence ATGAGTCGTCAACTGAAAACCGCTTGCTTGGCGGCATGGTTTCTCAGTCTGTTGCTCGCACCGTTGTTACCGGCCCATGCCGAGCCTCTGCCCCCGGATGTGACCATTGAAACCTATGGCGCCTGGCCCACCGGCTATCCGACGGCGATGGTGTGGGCGCCGGACGGGCGCCTGTTTGTGAACACCAAAGAAGGTTGGGTGTACCAGATGGCTGTGGGCGGCGGCGCGGCCACCGTCTGGCTCGATCTGTCGGGCGTGGTGCTCTCGGCGGTGGAGCATGGCCTGGTCGGAATTGTGTTCGATCCTCTGTACGCGACGCAACCGTATGTCTACCTCTACTACTCCGTGGAAAACGAAGGCGTCATCAGCAACCGCCTGGTGCGTTTTACCGAAGCCAACGGCGCGGCGACCGCGCCGTTGGTCTTGCTCGACGTGCCCCGCACCGGCTCTGACTTGAACTGTGCCTGGCACCACGGCGGCAACCTGCACTTCGGCCCCGACGGCTATTTATACGTCACCATCGGCGATTACGGCTGCAATGGCGGTCACAGCCAGAATTTGGCTACGCCCAAGGGCAAGATGCTGCGTCTGGACGTGCGCCCGCCTTTTCTGGCCGAACCCAACGCCGCACGCCCCGCCCCCAACCCGTTGTGTGACGCAGCCCAGGCGGCCGGCCCCGTTGACCGCCGCGTGTGGGCCTGCGGTCTGCGTAACAGTTGGGATTTCACCTTCGATAGCGTGACCAACTTCGCGTTTGCCACCGAAAACGGTCCCGGTTGCAACGACGAGATCAACTGGATCCTGGCTGGACACAACTATGGCTGGCCCTACAGCTCGACCAGCTATTTCGACTGTGTGGCGCTGCCGCGGCCCTACGAGGAGCCGATCTACATCCATCCGGACCCGATCGGCATCGTGGGCATCACACTGTTCAACAGCACGACCATTCCCGCCTGGCGCCATCACCTGATTTGGTGCGCCAACCGTGATTACGCCATGTACCATGCCCCATTTGCCTCGGCCCGCTTCGACGCGCTGGCGCCGGGCAGCGCCGTGGTGGTGGATGGCGTTACCTGCCCAACCGACCTGAGCGTTGGCCCGGACGGGCGCCTGTACTATCTCGAGTTCGGCGCCGTCAGTGTTCTCAGCAACCAGGGATGTCTTTTGCCGTGGGATTTTGATCAAAACCAAGTGGTGGATGTGTTCGATGTGCAGCAGGCGGCCGACCTGTGGGGCAACACGTGGCCGGACAGCGGCTACAGCATGCACCTGGATAATAACTTCGATGGCGCCAATGATGTGCTGGATGTGCAGGAGACCGCGGTTCACTGGGGCGATGCCTGCGGTGGCGTTGCCCATCCTCTGGAGCAGTAA
- a CDS encoding PD40 domain-containing protein, whose translation MTNAGYYRFPTLHRETVVFVCEDDLWMVPVAGGTARRLTSNPGQVATPALSPDGAWVAFIGRDEGHPEVYVMPATGGPARRLTYLGANTRVVGWTPTGDAVIFASDTGQPFAHFSFLYAVAREGGEPQRLPTGPALSISYGPTGGMVIGRNATDLARWKRYRGGLIGDLWIDPTGQGDWRRLLQVQGNVALPLWVGERIYFVSDHEGIGNLYSCLPSGADVRRHTHHGDYYVRHPATDGQRIVYHAGSELYVFDPATDQTQPIPIVFHSSRAQRNRKFVDAAEYLQDYDIHPKGWAVALTTRGKPFAMANWEGAVFQYGQANGVRYRLAAWLADGERLVVVSDANGEDALEIYKGDKAGIAEARLEGMDIGRPLRLATSPQKNMVALSNHRNELIVVDLDTRTMRVLDRSRQRPIRGLAWSPDARWLAYSFSDTQQTSIIKLALLETGETWAATKPVLRDVGPAFDPDGRYLYFLSYREFDPVYDNLHFDLNFTWGMKPYLITLQAGLPSPFIPLPRAPGEKASRPAAPEPRPAPPAAPAGRPPG comes from the coding sequence ATGACCAATGCCGGGTACTATCGCTTCCCCACGCTGCACCGCGAGACGGTGGTTTTTGTTTGCGAAGATGATCTGTGGATGGTGCCCGTTGCCGGAGGAACGGCGCGGCGCCTCACATCCAACCCGGGTCAGGTGGCGACACCCGCGCTGTCACCCGATGGCGCCTGGGTCGCGTTCATCGGTCGCGATGAGGGCCATCCCGAAGTTTACGTGATGCCGGCCACGGGCGGCCCGGCCCGCCGCCTGACCTACCTGGGCGCCAATACGCGCGTCGTCGGCTGGACGCCCACTGGCGACGCGGTCATCTTTGCCAGTGATACCGGGCAACCCTTTGCCCACTTTTCCTTCCTCTACGCGGTGGCACGCGAGGGCGGGGAACCGCAACGCCTGCCCACCGGCCCCGCCCTGAGCATCTCCTATGGCCCGACCGGGGGCATGGTCATTGGCCGTAACGCCACGGACCTGGCGCGCTGGAAGCGCTACCGCGGGGGCTTGATCGGCGATCTGTGGATTGACCCAACCGGTCAGGGCGATTGGCGGCGCCTGCTGCAAGTGCAGGGCAACGTCGCCTTGCCGCTCTGGGTGGGCGAGCGCATCTACTTCGTGTCCGATCACGAAGGCATCGGCAACCTCTACTCGTGCCTGCCGAGCGGCGCGGACGTGCGGCGGCACACGCATCACGGCGACTACTATGTGCGCCATCCGGCCACCGATGGACAGCGCATCGTCTACCATGCTGGGTCCGAGCTGTACGTCTTTGACCCCGCCACGGACCAGACTCAGCCGATTCCGATCGTTTTCCATAGTTCACGCGCGCAGCGCAATCGCAAGTTCGTGGATGCAGCGGAGTACTTGCAGGACTACGACATCCACCCCAAAGGCTGGGCCGTGGCCCTTACGACACGCGGCAAACCCTTCGCCATGGCCAACTGGGAAGGCGCTGTCTTTCAATATGGGCAAGCCAACGGCGTGCGTTATCGCCTGGCAGCCTGGCTGGCCGATGGTGAGCGGCTGGTGGTGGTCAGCGACGCCAACGGTGAGGATGCCCTGGAAATCTACAAGGGCGACAAGGCCGGCATTGCCGAAGCGCGCCTGGAAGGCATGGACATCGGGCGCCCCTTGAGACTTGCGACCTCGCCGCAAAAGAACATGGTGGCCCTGAGCAATCATCGCAACGAGCTGATCGTGGTTGACCTCGATACGCGCACGATGCGCGTCTTAGATCGTAGTCGCCAACGCCCCATTCGAGGCCTGGCCTGGTCGCCGGATGCGCGCTGGCTGGCCTATAGCTTTTCCGATACGCAGCAAACCTCCATTATCAAACTGGCCCTGCTGGAAACCGGCGAGACCTGGGCGGCCACCAAACCTGTGCTGCGCGATGTCGGTCCCGCGTTCGACCCTGACGGCCGTTATCTCTATTTTCTCTCCTACCGGGAATTCGATCCGGTGTACGACAATCTACACTTCGATCTCAACTTCACCTGGGGGATGAAGCCCTACTTGATCACGCTGCAAGCCGGACTGCCTTCGCCGTTCATCCCGCTACCGCGGGCGCCGGGCGAAAAGGCCAGCCGGCCGGCCGCGCCGGAGCCGCGCCCAGCGCCGCCGGCCGCCCCCGCCGGCCGCCCCCCCGGCTGA